Below is a window of Cheilinus undulatus linkage group 8, ASM1832078v1, whole genome shotgun sequence DNA.
AATTAGTGTTGAGTATAAATATTGATCAGAACAGTGTAAATGCTTGTTGTCATGTTTCTGATGTGTGTTATAAATCTAATCAGCTGGaacatttgctgtttttaatgatcTTCTTCATCATTATAACCGACTGTACAttattttatcaatgaaaattaaagaaTAATTCAACAGTGatggttttgttctttttcttgaTGTTGTTGTAACACAGTTTGATATTTAAACTAGAGTTAATGACCCTGGGACTAATGATAAACTTTTTTTATAACCTCAGTAAAATTCATTACTCTCATTTATTCTCCCTCAAAGACTTTTATATCTTATCTTAATAACCTGTTACAGGAAACATATCATTTCAAATGGAGGGAATGTGAACACTAGATCAGTCAACAAGACCAGACTGACAGAAAACAGGGCACAGAGGAAAgttcatgaataaatacattgataaatgaataaagaataATTCATTACATGAatctaaaaaaagaataaataaacatacattaaaaaataattattaattgattgattgataattaatatgaaataaattaatagataatttaaattaaacaaacaagtACATTAAGTTTTAGACTACAGAggttatttctttctttttttgaagaATCAGACtgttttctattcttttttttttttaacattcaaacAGTAAAGTGAAGTAATCTTATTTTGTTGCGTCATTTCCTGTTAGGTGCTGTAAACCGGAAGTGGGTGTAGTTCATTGGGGTGTAGCCTTAAACCGATCGAAGATAACGGGACGgacagagacggagagagaTCCCCGGAGGTGACCGCGCAGCAGCCAGTCCTCTGCCCTAATTATCCGTTATTTAATTAACCTTAATTATCCTGACTCAATTAAACTTTAACCGGTTGAAGGAGCCCGCCGGAGGATTAGCTCCGTTAGCTGCTAACAGCTAGTTAGCCTGTCTGCTAACAGGGAAGTGACGGTGCAGGTGTGTCGGGCTCGAGCCGCTTTGCTTTGATTCCAGACTCAGACAGGTAAGAAGGATAGCCTCCAGGTGCACCTGCCACAGGTGGGACTCACCTGCTCCGTTAGCTCTCAGCattgttagcatgctaacaacATTCACAACAGGGCGGTGTCTGCTGTTAGCATCGGGAGCTAACATGctaactgcagaaaaacaaacactaaagttaaagaaaataaaatatttaatttgaattaaaaatcacGAAATTTAGTGATTGACCGAGGATAAAATCACGTGACTCATAGATTAgaatatatacaaatatatattaaaagattacataaaaatattacaGTATTGTTCATATAAAGTTATTAAATTAAGTTTAACTGTAAATACAGCATCATTTAAATTACTTAactgttaaatgaataaaaagttaTACTTACCTACGTCACTGCTTGAAGTTAATATAACTTTATACTAACCTAAGTCACtttttgataaaatatgaaGTTATATAAACTTATGTCACATTAACTGCATTTATATAACATTAACTCTTCGTTAATCTGCATTAattcattgagtgccagcccttttattaAATGGGAACTgccttgtgccagcgtttttggccattttcagtCATCTTTccagacccacagaatattttgtactatgactctgaaaacaccaaatagctcaaatgaaagaagaaactctatttcatcatggaaaaaccgtttgtttgcaccttgttcctttcttgatttatctgaagttgaatagaggctagtttcaccaaaaagaccacttttattctagaaagctgagaaaaatgcatttttgtgaaagagagtctgtcaagcaaaactgtgatttgaatgttataattttgccttcaatgacataaaagacatctgaaaattgtattagaaatgttattttattgtaaaagaaataacaatgcttccagtcactgtcattcacactctggaactggacggcctccacgggaccccccgatacgcccacgtcctctcctgcttatgtgtcccctggcactgcttGTAAATTgtagaagtaatataatataaaatatgttatatatatataatatataacctataatatagattttttttgttcttacctctttttctgccaacagtgTTGTAGAACTGCAGGGGATTTGCTCTTCTCTccagtctgcttctgaaatcacaggagcatgagtgatggtttcattggATAAATCTGTTTGAATAATCAGTTGGTTCCTAATAGGGGTGCTCCGACCGATCGGCCAAAATTGGTATCGGCGCCGATTTCCTTATTTTTAGGAGATCGGCGAtcggccgatccttgtaaataagatcagTGGATAAGATCGCTTTCATAtgtacctctacctactaaaatgtgaaaaacgaaagacttaaagggatacttcaacattttggcaaatttgcccattacCATAATTCCTGCAGTCtcagtaataggttcgttaccttcagttgtcggtgcaagctatttttagatcaccGCTGCctagttcggacctgctgtgccaactcaatttaagcagacggtattctggctttccctcatcaaactcatcaaatacacaatccaacaactccaaaacgctctcatggacaagttgtgacctgcacattcaccacgctatgaaataatcatggaacattacgagatggAGACGTTTTAGAGCTAAATACAAAGCCGGAattacactccagacatggctgctgcactgtgtcactccgcccagtggttcactcaagaaaaagttctgagtatttgcttcatgtgtcataatgttacataagtatatgttattatttcatagcgtagtgaatgtgcaggtcacaacgtgtccacgagagcattttggagttgttttgattgtgtatttgatgagtttgatgagggaaagccagaataccgtctgcttaaattgagttggcacagcaggtccgaactagGCAGCGgtgatctaaaaacagcttgcaccgacaactgaaggtaacgaacctattactaagactataggaattatggcaatgggcgaatttgccaaaaagtttaagtatccctttaaagaactgatataatttagtagtttggacagcaatgctttaaacttttcatttatatttgagagaactacctcatgtgcagttaaaacaacaagcttgtattgtttcacaggtattgttcaatgttattcaataaaataagattggaccattgaaggtgtatgctgtcagttttaagaaaaaaaatcggtatcggccaaaattggaatcggcaggtcaggctttttcaAGATCGGTGATGCCGGAAAATTGCAATCAGTGCACCCCTAGTTCCTAACGTTATATTACCTCCATCACTTtgggacagagaacaagatccgctccgcttactcggcagccattcctcagagtctagGTCGGAAAAGTCagtctctgaagtgtcgtcaCTGTGTGTATCCAGCTGGCGAgcggctgccttatttctcggatgcacgggggagacctcgcggcattctttagcctcttggctggCATAGATAGATGAATGAACGtgctgatccctggattcgctgtcttaagttcagtgttggtttcagtgagtaagcgatttctcggGCAGAAGTTTAAAGTTTACTTCCAGCGTCTATTTTATAACTTtaagcttagattacctccgtaacgatcactttgctctttgaccccagggtctccacctctgatctctgtggctCTGAACTACTGTGTCTTCCGTGTTccaactacgtatcccagaagccccaaaatcactcacagggagtgtgagagcgcccccttgtcccagctgctgaaaaaaactttctgatgtatatatacgtcaatggcacccAATGAGTTAACTATGTTAACATAAAGTACTTGGTCATACCTGTTACCTCGTTAGAAAACGGACTGttcttatttttacagtaaaagaagaagaagatgagtgGAGGACTGGGCAGCATTGATGCCGTGAAGAAGAAGATCAAAGTCCTGCAGGAGCAGGCTGAGGAGGCTGAGGAGAGGGCAGAGAAGCTCCAGAAGGAGGTGGAGAAGGAGAAGAGGACCAGAGAGGAGGTACACACTGACACAGCACACCTGTACAGGTAGCCAGAGGAGGGCACAGATAGTCAGAAACTCCATTAGCCATCAATCTATTAACAAAGCCTTCAGCTTTGTAGTTAATCCAGCTAATATGAACAGAAGTCAGTGACAAAACTTTCTGATATTATGGGGGTCTGACCCCCGACTGGTTCTTAGAGATCTGGAGAACTGGGCTCATGATcatgaaaagaaaactgaagTAGAGAGAACAACCGAAACAACCGCCTTACAACAACCTAAACAAACTAAATTAATCCCTCattctgagtaaaataaaaaagatggaTGTTTGTCCTTTCAGGGTTTCAATACCTGAGAGGACAAACATCAAACATTCACGGCCCACTTAACATTGCTCAATAATCaatttttgggtcctgacccactagttgagaactactgctaAAGTGGTTTCTAGTCCCTGCCATGTGATCACACTGAACCAGACGGACTCTGTCTGTGTTCCAGGCTGAGGCGGAGGTGACGGCTCTAGGACGCCGTCTGCAGCTGAGTGAGGAGAACCTGGACCGAGCCCAGGAACGTCTGGCCACCGCCCTGCATAAACTGGACGAGGTGGAGAAGGCTGCAGACGAGAGCGAGAGGTAAGGACCAGCTAGGACGCTCACCTGAGGACAGGATGTCCTAACAGAACACCAGAGTCAGAAATCAGACTTTGACTGTCTCCCCCGtctatctctccctctctctgactGTCTCCCctgtctatctctctctctctctgactgtcTCCCctgtctatctctctctctctctgaccgTCTCACctgtctatctctctctctctctgaccgtctcacctgtctctctctctctctctgactgtctcacctgtctctctctgactgtcgcacctgtctctctctctctgactgtctcacctgtctctctctttttttgactgtctcccctgtctctctcttgctgtgtttcacctgtgtctttTTTCTGGTGTGTATTGATCAGAGGGATGAAGGTGATTGAAAACAGAGCTCTGAAGGATGAGGAGAAGATGGAGCAGCTGGAGTGTCACCTGAGGGAAGCCAAACTGATCGCAGAGGAGGCTGATCGCAAATATGAGGAGGTAAAACACTGCTGTATAAAACACTACAGTATAATACACATCTCTTATTACATTAAACTACACTCTGCTACACTATCTTTTTCCACCTCCGTTGTGCTCCAATCATCTGTTAGTGTCTGCTCTCTGGTTAAATGGCTGTATTTCGGAGGTTATCAGAGCAGAGCTGActgtattgtggaaaaatgaacCGATGATAAATAAGTCTGATTCTTTTTCCCTCAGTCTCATCTGTAGTGGGCGAGATAACGTCCTCCTCCCTCGGTTTATTGCTGGAAATAAAGCTGtgttaaacacacatttaaatttttactACAACATCATGTGGAAATGCCTCACTGgtgattttgaagcttttcaCGTCTTCTAAAAGGCGGTTGTTAACACGAGGTTAACTAGGACTGTCTGGGACATTAACCCATAATGAATCGCTTTTATTTGAACTGATATCAAGAGAACTATTATCAAACATGATTATTGACATTAATATTATGGAACGTTAACACCCTgaacacttcagaaaaacacacagtatAAGAAATCACATCTAATGTAGGAAAGTGAACCATGTTTTTAAGGAGTCTTACAAAAATGAGCATTAGAAGGCAATTAATGATGAATCCTCATGTATCAGgatcaaatgtttgtttgtggGGTTACCAGGTGGCTCGAAAACTGATGATGTTGGAGGGAGATCTGGAACGAGCCGAAGAGAGAGCCGAGCACGCCGAGAGGTACATGCACATAAAACACTAACATGAACATCTACACAAATCATACACGCATCtacaccagtgttactcaacacatggctctagagccacatgtggctcttttatgtcgtaatttgaaatattattaccccagaaaaccttaaaaaggaaaactttgaccTAAGAATTTATCCATTTCAGGTAacattgatcagtttgtttcccacacttatccAGTAGGcgttaattgtcaaacttaatggTCTACCATATTTTTTGTCCGTGTATTTCCATTGCACTTATTTGCAGTTATTTccttatttccatttttggcactccctccccatttttgccacttttctctcagttttttgCCATTGCATGCcaattttgacccttttcacaattgtttttaccactttttgaccatttttgccaccttaaactcatatttttggcacttctcatccatttttgctacttttcactatttttttgccttttctatgctatttttgccccttttcgccCACTGTTcccactttttatccactttctgaccatttgccaccttaaactcatatttttagcacttctcatccattttttgccaactttctcCCTTTTCAACCAATTCTTTgtaacttttttgccactttttgaccatgtttgccacctgtagttcattttttttatcatttttcacccatttttttgtcactttctccccattttagccacttctcacccattttttcctgttctgttctaattttgcctcttttcaccaaaatttgccaattttgctgctttttgcctacttcagtcacttttcactcaattttgctgtttttgctgctttttgaccatttttgccacatgtaaatcatttttgccacttttcaccaagttgtttgccatttttgtcacattacttgtccattttagtcacatcACTCACTCTGGCTATATGTTTGCCACTttgtgaccatttttgcctcctgtaAATCATTTTATGTAATTTCTTACCcactttctcctcatttttgtcacttttcaccaagttGTTTGCTAGTTATTAccaattttgctctttttcacccGTTTCTGACActattttttgctgcattttgaacatttttgctacctttaaccctttttgccaccttttaacacttagattgtggctcttgcaaaggtatttttcaacaatttggctctttggctgagcagggttgagtaacactgatcaaCACAACCCATATACACACACATCTTTACTAACAATGTACACAATCATGTCCACTCAGCTGTGATGTGGGTCTGTATGAAATAGCCACAGATCACATCCTTGTCTCCCCTGTGCATGCTCTGCCACTGCTGACAGCATGAAGCTGCTCTTACACCGCTAACACAGACACAAGTAGAGACGGTAA
It encodes the following:
- the LOC121513135 gene encoding tropomyosin alpha-3 chain-like isoform X1; its protein translation is MSGGLGSIDAVKKKIKVLQEQAEEAEERAEKLQKEVEKEKRTREEAEAEVTALGRRLQLSEENLDRAQERLATALHKLDEVEKAADESERGMKVIENRALKDEEKMEQLECHLREAKLIAEEADRKYEEVARKLMMLEGDLERAEERAEHAESKVRRLEEQLRSFDQSLKSLQASEDKYSMKEDRYEEEIRCLSCKLKEAESRAETAERTVVKLEKTIDGLEDSLTSARNANMELQATLNRTMEELNSC
- the LOC121513135 gene encoding tropomyosin alpha-4 chain-like isoform X2; amino-acid sequence: MSGGLGSIDAVKKKIKVLQEQAEEAEERAEKLQKEVEKEKRTREEAEAEVTALGRRLQLSEENLDRAQERLATALHKLDEVEKAADESERGMKVIENRALKDEEKMEQLECHLREAKLIAEEADRKYEEVARKLMMLEGDLERAEERAEHAESKSRELEEELKNVFTCSKSMEAQADKYSMKEDRYEEEIRCLSCKLKEAESRAETAERTVVKLEKTIDGLEDSLTSARNANMELQATLNRTMEELNSC